A portion of the Sphingobacterium spiritivorum genome contains these proteins:
- a CDS encoding purple acid phosphatase family protein, with protein sequence MKLRTLFITFGLCCSLSMAAAQRPEIVNYPDRIMLTWSDDPAVTQSVSWRSPQHSTKALGQIVEENSHPELEEKAQTVEGQQLNLVLAEGGKDTYQHVTFRGLKPATTYVYRVGDGSTWSSWNQFRTAGAREDFSFIYLGDAQNDLRSRWSRTIRKAFQQEPDARFIVHAGDLINRSNTDSEWGEWYEGAGFIHQMIPAVPTPGNHEYKRDSLGQLVLDPHWKVQFQLPKNGPQHLQDAVYFLDYQDVRLISLNSQLIMLDSSAALEQEKWLEKVLANSSKKWNIVIMHHPVYSTAKNRDNTILRERFKPVFEKYGVDLVLQGHDHTYARGAASRERPVYLLSVAGPKMYQSDSERWMYVSAQNTQLYQVIRMTGDRLYFKSYKLNGELFDSFELSKK encoded by the coding sequence ATGAAATTAAGAACTCTATTTATCACATTCGGTCTGTGTTGTAGCCTGTCTATGGCTGCAGCACAACGGCCGGAAATTGTAAATTATCCGGATCGTATTATGCTTACCTGGTCGGATGATCCCGCTGTCACACAGTCTGTCAGCTGGCGTAGCCCTCAACACAGTACTAAAGCTCTGGGACAGATTGTTGAAGAAAACAGCCATCCTGAACTGGAAGAAAAAGCACAGACAGTGGAAGGACAGCAATTGAACTTAGTATTGGCAGAGGGTGGTAAGGATACCTATCAGCATGTTACCTTTCGGGGACTTAAACCCGCAACAACTTATGTATACCGGGTCGGAGACGGTTCCACCTGGAGTTCATGGAATCAATTTCGGACAGCAGGAGCTAGGGAGGATTTTTCGTTTATCTATCTGGGAGATGCACAGAATGATCTGCGCTCCCGTTGGTCCCGGACGATCAGAAAGGCATTTCAGCAGGAGCCCGATGCCAGATTTATTGTGCATGCAGGCGATCTCATAAACAGATCCAATACGGATAGTGAATGGGGAGAATGGTACGAAGGAGCCGGATTTATTCATCAGATGATACCGGCAGTACCGACTCCGGGTAATCACGAATACAAGAGAGACTCACTTGGACAATTGGTATTAGATCCGCATTGGAAAGTACAGTTTCAACTTCCAAAAAACGGACCTCAGCATTTACAGGATGCAGTATATTTTCTGGATTATCAGGATGTTCGCCTTATTTCATTAAACTCTCAATTGATCATGTTAGATTCTTCTGCTGCCCTGGAACAGGAAAAGTGGCTGGAAAAAGTCTTAGCTAACTCTTCTAAAAAGTGGAATATTGTGATTATGCATCATCCGGTATATTCAACGGCCAAAAACAGAGATAATACGATTTTACGCGAGCGTTTCAAACCTGTATTTGAGAAGTATGGCGTTGATCTGGTTTTGCAGGGACACGATCACACTTATGCACGCGGTGCGGCTAGCAGGGAACGACCTGTATATCTGCTTTCTGTAGCCGGTCCTAAGATGTATCAGTCAGATTCAGAACGATGGATGTATGTATCTGCCCAAAACACACAACTCTATCAGGTGATCAGGATGACCGGAGACCGCTTATATTTTAAGAGTTATAAACTGAATGGTGAACTTTTCGATTCTTTTGAATTATCTAAAAAGTAG
- a CDS encoding glycerophosphodiester phosphodiesterase family protein, which translates to MNAYIKTTVLLLLLVFNNSGSAFAQPSAMLDKLAPDHIHIAAHRGAHRTAPENSIAAIEEAIRLGVTFVELDIRSTKDGVLILMHDKTLDRTTTGNGKVSSKTYAEIQQLYLRETAHGEAGRHRIPTLEEALKACKGKIVMDIDFKEERKEFMQKTYELIRQQEMEDEVMFFLYDHLDMHALHKLNPKITLFPRARNMEDLKEILKSGLTHIIHIDESFTDKDYLNEQKKKGVFFWINSLGETDDKASQNGIAVYRDFIQRYPFVRVVQTDDPGLWNKL; encoded by the coding sequence ATGAACGCGTATATAAAAACAACTGTACTTCTGTTATTGCTGGTTTTCAATAATTCTGGTTCTGCTTTTGCGCAGCCTTCAGCTATGTTAGATAAGCTGGCGCCTGATCACATTCATATTGCTGCACATAGAGGTGCACATCGTACTGCACCCGAAAATTCAATAGCTGCTATTGAAGAAGCTATCCGGCTTGGGGTAACGTTTGTCGAATTGGATATACGCAGCACCAAAGACGGAGTTCTTATTCTGATGCATGACAAAACACTCGACCGTACTACTACCGGGAATGGGAAGGTGAGTAGCAAGACCTATGCAGAGATTCAACAGCTTTATCTTAGAGAGACAGCGCATGGTGAAGCAGGGAGACACCGCATACCTACTTTGGAAGAAGCATTGAAGGCTTGTAAAGGAAAGATTGTGATGGATATCGACTTTAAGGAAGAGCGTAAGGAATTCATGCAAAAAACGTACGAACTCATCCGCCAACAAGAGATGGAAGATGAAGTTATGTTCTTTTTGTATGATCACCTTGATATGCATGCTTTGCACAAACTTAATCCGAAAATTACTCTTTTTCCGCGTGCCCGTAATATGGAGGACCTGAAAGAAATTCTTAAATCCGGATTGACGCATATTATTCATATTGACGAGTCTTTTACCGATAAGGATTATCTTAATGAACAGAAAAAGAAAGGAGTCTTCTTTTGGATCAATAGCTTAGGCGAGACAGATGATAAGGCTTCACAGAATGGAATAGCTGTATACAGAGATTTTATACAGCGTTATCCTTTTGTCAGAGTTGTGCAGACAGACGATCCCGGGTTGTGGAACAAACTGTAG
- a CDS encoding mechanosensitive ion channel family protein, translating into MKKLLVFLSFLLYLGSAYSQDSVSISTTHPDSLSNNLEALQSGMKSLNIEYITNIRAKDIAIVVSKIEDNYKKYAGISDSTSLDSLQKWHQDATAEMVRLRSMEHTINNYNLGLISTRDKFHELKRKYEPTLLANPVLNNTLSHSERELSAKMDSLHTIELKIKKMISESPSISADINEAITSYGVSDESETVKTKSSLWRAHTQGITKNDIVNSIKQNYASTRSLNLYVNHTDWGSRILLIVLTLGYIYWVFNVEFISRKAAGDKRRIVISNPWKLLRILGKGIIFLLTLLPLVKFITPTFLIQASQLVIMILFSLLLLDKLSRTQRKMLAFIFLFYSLVVIANLIVNDGLFLRGVCILFNLMALVLVIYTKKKIRNPESPGYIGTFVYLLVIVLSILAIVSNTLGYVDLARSFSVACAVAFAQSFTLQFFTEMIRRDVRNQFKKDRIQGGFWSRFNEQRTIKVLSDILRLLCIIVAIIVFANNLQFIERLLTSSDLFFNKIRKIGNLSFTIGNMGIAVLLLFVTNWLQKNISLLILGGENGKLNRDYNQKLTLFPLFRLAIILIGFFFAISALGMSLDKLTVVIGALSVGIGLGMQNIINNFVSGIILVFDKPFRVGDQIELADKKGRVKEIGIRASVLQTGDGADVIIPNGDLLSGRLVNWTLSQDYSRTSFTIQVDRRVDLAEATTWIVEAMESSTYCLKDLGTNVSVQDVSEDMIYLNLGCWINAAANAGPFRNDVLKVLYQKFEEQKLNFYSVSTAKTIINTK; encoded by the coding sequence ATGAAGAAGTTATTGGTTTTTCTTTCGTTTTTATTGTATCTCGGATCAGCTTATTCCCAGGATTCCGTTTCTATATCGACTACTCATCCGGATTCATTGTCTAATAATCTGGAAGCTTTACAGTCAGGAATGAAAAGCCTGAATATAGAATACATTACGAATATTCGGGCAAAGGATATCGCTATTGTAGTATCAAAAATAGAAGATAATTATAAAAAGTATGCAGGAATATCGGATAGTACTTCTCTGGACTCGCTACAAAAATGGCATCAGGATGCAACCGCTGAAATGGTGCGTCTTCGATCTATGGAGCATACGATCAATAATTATAATCTGGGATTAATTTCCACAAGAGATAAGTTTCATGAATTGAAAAGGAAATATGAACCAACTTTGCTGGCAAACCCGGTACTCAATAATACACTAAGCCATTCGGAAAGGGAATTAAGTGCAAAGATGGATTCTCTGCATACGATCGAATTAAAGATCAAAAAAATGATTTCCGAATCACCCTCCATAAGCGCTGATATAAACGAAGCTATTACATCATATGGTGTATCTGATGAGTCCGAAACTGTTAAAACAAAAAGCTCGCTTTGGCGTGCGCATACACAAGGAATCACAAAAAATGATATTGTAAACAGTATAAAGCAAAACTATGCGAGTACACGGTCACTTAATTTATATGTCAATCATACAGACTGGGGATCGCGCATCTTACTTATCGTATTGACATTAGGGTATATCTACTGGGTTTTTAATGTTGAATTTATTTCCAGAAAAGCCGCCGGCGACAAGAGGCGCATAGTGATCAGTAATCCATGGAAACTACTGCGTATTTTGGGGAAAGGAATCATCTTTCTACTGACACTGCTACCGTTGGTTAAATTTATCACACCTACTTTTCTCATACAGGCCTCTCAGCTTGTGATCATGATTTTATTCAGCTTGTTACTGCTGGACAAGCTATCCAGAACACAGCGTAAGATGCTGGCCTTTATATTTTTGTTTTACAGTTTGGTTGTCATTGCCAATCTGATTGTCAACGATGGATTATTCCTTAGAGGAGTATGTATTCTATTCAACCTGATGGCGCTGGTTCTGGTGATTTATACAAAGAAAAAGATTCGCAATCCGGAATCTCCGGGCTATATCGGCACTTTTGTATATCTGCTGGTTATAGTGTTAAGTATTCTGGCTATTGTTTCCAATACACTCGGATATGTAGATCTGGCACGTAGCTTTAGTGTGGCTTGTGCAGTAGCTTTTGCGCAATCATTTACACTACAGTTTTTTACGGAAATGATCCGCCGCGATGTACGGAATCAGTTTAAAAAAGATCGTATACAAGGAGGGTTCTGGAGTCGTTTTAATGAACAGCGCACAATCAAAGTTCTGTCCGACATCCTCAGACTGTTGTGTATTATAGTGGCCATTATAGTCTTTGCCAACAATTTGCAGTTTATAGAGCGTCTGCTGACTTCAAGTGATCTGTTTTTTAACAAAATCCGCAAGATTGGTAATTTGTCATTTACCATAGGAAATATGGGTATTGCTGTATTGTTACTTTTCGTAACCAACTGGCTTCAGAAAAATATAAGTCTGCTGATTCTTGGTGGTGAAAATGGTAAACTGAACAGAGACTACAACCAGAAACTGACTTTATTTCCTTTATTTCGGTTAGCTATTATTCTGATAGGGTTCTTTTTTGCAATTTCTGCTCTTGGAATGAGTTTGGATAAACTTACGGTTGTCATTGGGGCATTGAGTGTGGGTATTGGTTTAGGTATGCAGAATATAATCAATAACTTTGTGTCAGGTATCATTCTGGTCTTTGACAAGCCTTTCCGGGTAGGAGACCAGATTGAACTGGCGGATAAAAAGGGGAGGGTTAAAGAGATTGGTATTCGCGCCAGCGTATTGCAGACCGGCGATGGCGCAGATGTTATTATTCCGAATGGGGATTTATTATCTGGGAGGCTGGTTAACTGGACGTTGTCTCAGGATTACAGCCGTACAAGTTTTACAATACAGGTTGACCGCAGGGTTGACCTTGCGGAAGCGACCACCTGGATCGTTGAAGCCATGGAGAGCAGTACGTACTGTCTCAAAGATCTCGGGACTAATGTAAGTGTGCAGGATGTCAGTGAAGATATGATCTATCTCAATCTGGGCTGCTGGATTAATGCTGCGGCAAATGCAGGACCTTTCAGAAATGATGTACTCAAAGTTTTATATCAAAAATTTGAGGAACAGAAACTTAATTTTTATAGTGTATCGACAGCAAAAACGATCATCAATACAAAATAA
- a CDS encoding RDD family protein, translating into MLVIFGTKSVGKTVKTGEFECARCNTQRTYQLKQNQRFFSLFFIPVIPLGKLGDTLECTFCKTAYIPSTVLSASEYTSSTAVIDSLEAPLASAGKRFGSYLIDMVVLTLLNFPLAFLSKLLPDYFDNKFYLLFFPLWILYFFLMELLFKGTIGKKALSIKIISDNEGSKLSVFQYFVRSIVKCIPVLPVILLFNDKRKAAHDMIAGTIVVEK; encoded by the coding sequence ATGCTTGTCATTTTTGGTACAAAATCCGTAGGTAAAACAGTAAAAACCGGAGAATTCGAATGCGCTAGATGTAATACACAACGCACATATCAGTTGAAACAAAATCAGAGATTTTTCTCCTTATTTTTTATTCCGGTTATTCCTTTGGGCAAATTGGGAGATACACTGGAGTGTACGTTTTGTAAGACTGCATATATTCCCTCTACCGTATTATCGGCTTCTGAATATACCTCCTCAACAGCGGTGATAGACAGTCTGGAAGCTCCTTTGGCATCCGCAGGCAAGCGCTTTGGAAGTTACCTGATAGATATGGTTGTTTTAACATTACTTAATTTTCCATTAGCTTTCCTAAGCAAACTTTTACCGGACTATTTTGACAACAAATTTTACCTGTTATTCTTCCCGTTATGGATACTTTATTTCTTCCTGATGGAATTACTTTTTAAGGGTACTATAGGTAAGAAAGCCCTGTCTATTAAAATTATTTCGGATAATGAAGGCAGTAAGCTGTCTGTATTTCAGTATTTTGTAAGAAGTATAGTCAAATGTATTCCTGTTCTTCCGGTTATTCTATTGTTCAATGATAAACGAAAAGCTGCTCATGATATGATTGCAGGCACTATTGTTGTTGAAAAATAG
- a CDS encoding serine hydrolase domain-containing protein — translation MKKINIILVLSVLVNICFAQQQQKQSKQLDSIFSMMNEQNQFNGVVLIADKGNILLEKGYGYSNEETKEYNNPETIFELGAASKQFTAAAIVLLKRQGKLHYEDSIEKYLPELGFWNKVTIYDLLRHTSGLPEFIIDMPKQWDDSRIATNDDLIRFYAERKDSLQFKPKNLYRYNNTGYALLATIIERVSGEKYADFMADHIFKPLKMNSTFVYNSRLHPRNIKNYATGYVWARNSFRKVVPEDTAYNEKKVYFLDGIVGAAKISSNVKDIYSWFNALEANTLLSKQEFEEMTEVTQNAYGKNIPYGFGFDLTKKENIFTYGNVGNWGGYVALLYRDVVKDRMVLVLENFKLGSYPFNNITQILENRPLKTEFRKKVQLSEADIKKYEGRYKDNRDPDEDHMVTYVDGHLIYNTSRTRLDLRFYPVSANEFQGIRQGGMDSALKFTVLENGNIKLQMSEYADTIATGIKTTK, via the coding sequence ATGAAAAAAATCAATATTATACTCGTATTGTCTGTACTTGTAAACATTTGTTTTGCACAGCAGCAACAAAAACAGAGTAAACAACTCGACAGCATATTTTCTATGATGAACGAGCAGAATCAGTTTAACGGAGTAGTTCTTATAGCAGATAAAGGTAATATTCTCCTTGAAAAAGGTTATGGCTATTCCAATGAAGAGACGAAAGAGTATAATAATCCGGAGACAATATTTGAATTGGGGGCCGCTTCCAAACAGTTTACGGCGGCAGCTATTGTTCTGCTCAAAAGACAAGGAAAGTTGCACTATGAAGATTCAATAGAAAAGTATCTGCCTGAACTCGGGTTCTGGAATAAAGTTACTATTTATGATTTGCTGCGTCATACAAGTGGTCTGCCTGAATTTATTATTGATATGCCAAAGCAATGGGACGATAGCCGGATTGCAACCAACGATGATCTGATCCGGTTTTATGCAGAGAGAAAGGATTCTTTGCAATTCAAACCAAAGAATCTGTATCGTTACAACAATACAGGCTATGCATTGCTCGCCACTATTATTGAACGTGTGTCAGGCGAGAAATATGCAGATTTTATGGCTGATCATATTTTTAAGCCTTTAAAGATGAACAGCACATTTGTGTATAACAGCAGACTCCATCCCCGCAACATAAAGAATTATGCTACCGGTTATGTGTGGGCACGTAACTCTTTCCGTAAGGTAGTACCTGAAGATACCGCATACAATGAAAAAAAAGTCTATTTCCTGGATGGGATTGTAGGTGCAGCCAAGATTAGTTCAAATGTAAAAGATATCTACAGCTGGTTCAATGCTCTAGAAGCTAATACACTGCTTAGTAAACAAGAGTTTGAGGAGATGACAGAGGTAACACAGAATGCCTATGGTAAAAATATTCCCTATGGTTTTGGTTTTGATCTGACAAAGAAAGAAAATATTTTCACCTATGGAAATGTTGGAAATTGGGGTGGATATGTAGCTCTTCTTTACCGGGATGTGGTCAAAGACAGAATGGTACTTGTGCTAGAGAATTTTAAATTAGGTTCGTATCCTTTTAACAATATCACACAGATATTGGAAAATCGGCCTCTGAAAACAGAATTCAGAAAGAAGGTCCAGCTTTCCGAAGCAGATATAAAAAAATATGAAGGCCGGTATAAAGATAATAGAGATCCGGATGAAGATCATATGGTGACATATGTAGACGGTCATCTTATTTATAATACTTCCAGAACCAGATTGGATCTGCGTTTTTATCCTGTTTCGGCAAATGAGTTTCAGGGCATAAGACAAGGAGGAATGGATAGTGCATTAAAATTTACGGTGTTAGAAAACGGGAATATCAAATTACAGATGTCGGAATATGCTGATACAATAGCTACGGGAATCAAAACCACAAAATAA
- a CDS encoding preprotein translocase subunit SecD — protein MKKQIIILLMVLSASYLSAQNPNDTRYKKYEGRYGGNDGICLFDDGHFLLYGYATAVFGTYRFEKDHLLFYPDKPELFEVFAYENRSLADSVSINFTGFEDGTTFAQFDKGGIQRVFNQDANCFDAPFVYKRAHRFQQLSLSQGGQEQEGEIENSNVSWLYTIAPEYNDFIVIYNKPKSVYQDFAALIYNKDGELWLKGDGYQDSDGFSRKYDVKDDKEWPAIVDWKAQYFKKKDLEDAIFANRHYNSFPYPDGQAHDYDAKTNQYISKDYLESEEYYKQNEYNDDRFLRKYNKLQSGYQERFDYGQANMVSGSMFYTTCEEPDKSYKYNGLKKIDSASDEAIPTTTVPVPMLPNQ, from the coding sequence ATGAAAAAACAAATAATAATCTTACTTATGGTACTTTCTGCATCTTATCTATCCGCACAGAATCCAAACGATACCAGATATAAAAAATATGAAGGACGTTATGGAGGAAATGATGGCATTTGTCTTTTTGATGACGGGCATTTTTTGCTTTACGGATATGCAACGGCTGTATTTGGTACATATCGTTTCGAGAAAGACCATCTTCTTTTTTATCCGGATAAGCCTGAATTATTTGAAGTTTTTGCTTACGAGAATAGAAGTCTGGCCGATAGCGTGAGCATTAATTTTACAGGTTTTGAAGACGGAACTACTTTTGCCCAATTTGATAAGGGTGGTATACAACGGGTTTTCAATCAAGACGCGAATTGTTTTGATGCTCCGTTCGTATATAAAAGAGCGCATCGTTTTCAGCAACTTAGTCTTTCTCAGGGAGGCCAGGAGCAGGAGGGAGAAATAGAAAATTCTAATGTTTCCTGGTTGTATACGATAGCTCCGGAGTATAATGACTTTATTGTTATATACAATAAACCAAAATCTGTTTACCAGGATTTTGCAGCCCTTATATATAATAAAGACGGAGAATTATGGTTAAAGGGAGATGGATATCAGGACAGTGACGGATTTTCGCGAAAGTATGATGTCAAAGATGACAAGGAATGGCCAGCTATAGTAGATTGGAAAGCTCAATATTTTAAAAAGAAAGACCTGGAAGACGCTATATTTGCCAACCGCCATTACAACAGCTTTCCGTATCCGGATGGCCAAGCACATGATTACGATGCAAAGACCAATCAATACATCAGTAAGGACTATCTTGAAAGTGAAGAATACTACAAACAGAATGAGTATAATGATGATCGCTTTCTCCGGAAGTACAATAAGCTTCAATCGGGTTATCAGGAACGATTTGATTACGGACAAGCGAATATGGTATCAGGAAGTATGTTTTATACCACGTGCGAAGAACCAGATAAATCTTATAAATATAATGGTTTAAAAAAAATTGATTCAGCGAGTGATGAAGCTATTCCTACTACAACAGTTCCGGTTCCCATGCTTCCAAATCAATAA